The following nucleotide sequence is from Rhineura floridana isolate rRhiFlo1 chromosome 9, rRhiFlo1.hap2, whole genome shotgun sequence.
GTTAACAAACTAACCACCTGTAACAAGTCTTGCTATTTATagaggggaaaaatgagaaagcagcCCTTTCCTTAGTCCATTTTCTTTGTTTCGTCTCTTCAGGTAGGAGGGGTTGGGCTGTGGAATTTTTGCTATCCATTCCTCTTCATGAAGAGAAGCAAATCTCATCTGTGCTTGTGGCAGTCACAATAAGGCACTAACCCATTAAGTAGCCCCTAGGGGACAATAGAAAGGTGTGAACAGGGAAAAATATGAAGTAAAAGAAGCATTATGTAAACAGAAGTGATCCAAAAGGATAGGAAACCAGTCTACACAGAAGGtactcagtggtggctgatgcccattgggactgatagggcaGAAAGCAAGGAGGCCTAGCCAGAGCTGGTAACAGGCAGACCCCACTAATTCTAGTGTTGTTTCCACCCTAATCCCGTCTgagctctacaagggcaacactgagattaaggaggagaaagctgatAGCCGGTGCAAGCCTCTGGACttgatgtaagtaagaaggcaggtaggtggggactggctgagggcagacaaaGGTTGGTGGGCAGTGCCACATTTGCCCCAATGAAGCAGCCTCCATTAGAGGTACTTCAGTGTAGGAAATAGTAGGAAACCCATTTGTGAGTCATATTTAACTATTGTATAGTCACATGCTTTGCTTAATGTTTACATGGTTGGAAGTCATGAAAGGGTTTACACATACAACAATCTGAAATGGTTATGTTTTCCTAGACAGATGTTCATTCTGTGGTTCCTGGTTTACTCATAGACTTCAAAGCTTTTGCTAACCACAAACACTCACCCTCAGTCTCTTCCAATTTGGGGAGAAAACTGATCTTCTTTACAGGGTTACTGTAAACAATACTTGTTGTCTTGTACAATACTTCTACAAGCGtggaaaatgctttttaaaaagcagtactTACATAGCATGTTCCCATAAATATTATGGATTTCCTCATCTCAGGTACTGTATTCTAACAGTTTTCTAATATTCCCCAAATCACATAGCTATGTAATTTCATGGCCTGCCATCTTCCAATACCATGTCTGTTACCTAAGAATGGACATTTGGTTGTCTATTGAAAAAACTTCAGTGCcccaaaccatttttaaaaaacatgaggACCTTGTGAAACTTTAGCACAGGAACCTTTATTTTCCCCCTTAttgtgggttgcattcaactaacttATTAAAAATTAACCTActgtaagttagtcatgcctattaactacAATGAGTCTATTCTGAATACCATACCTTTTGACTGCGATGAAGATTAAAAGGAGGGGCATGTGTGTAAAAATCACAGAAGTAATTCACTTACGGTAATTTCATCCTCATGAATACTCTGGCCATAAAGAAACTCAACAGGACGCTGACAAATCCAATAAAAAGAAGCAGAAATCTATTCAGCTTTGGGATATTTGGTGCATTAGAACGGTCCAGTATTATAAAGCCAAGGCCTCCCATTGTGAAGAGAAAGCTGGAAGCGAGCCCTTCCATAATGTACTGTCCATTTACTCTGCATACAAGaagaggaaatattttattttgaacagCTGTGAGAGAGGTTAACTGGTTGTCCTGTCACTTTGTGTATGGTTTGCAAACATGTGTGTACATGTATATTCTACGACATACATCAGTAATCCCAAGACAGGGAAggtagaaaaagaaagaaaccctCAGTTTCATGTTATAGGAAAATGTATTTCCTCTGTGAAATCATTAGACTTGATGCTATTCAAGCAAGAAGAAAAGCCCTGAAAGTACCGGGAATAGCTGCCATGCCCAGAGCTCTATAATTTACTTAGAATTAATTCCATCAAGCCACAGTTGTCTACAGCAGCGGTCTTGCAACTCGTCCAGACCCAAGACCTACCTCTGACTCCCAGCCACCAATATGGGACCCATTTTCACATTTAATATTTAATAGTGCACATTATTAATCCTAAAATGGCAATAGGTCTATACTCaactaagtccttctcagagtagacccattgaaattaaagaaCCTAAGTCCAGAATAGCCTAAGAACTCCAGAATAGCCTTGTGAGCACTTTTCCTCAAGACGATCATCTGACttctatatgtatttttgtgttcagaacccttttctttgtcattgtcACTGCCTTGGTCCCCACAGCTGTTGCCATAGTGGCAACCGCTGGACAGCCGAGCTATCCCACTGCAGTTGACAATTTAGCTTTCTAGCTCCCAGCAGACTTCTATTCCTGGAGACGTCTAGAAAGCCATAGAAATAGATTAGAAAGTGAACAGAATACCCTTGCTCCACATCGATTTTTCTCACCAGAGCCACAGGTATAGGAAGATGGGGCATATGGTTGGTCAGTGCCTTTCTCCTGCCACATTACAGCACTCATGGAAATTGACAGAATGAGTGTCTCATCAGAATAATGCATCCTAACCAAGACACTTAACAGCTTTGCTGTGACTCACCTGGACTGGCCTTGCAACCCACCTGTGTGTCCTGAGCAACTGGTTGAAGAGCCACAGTCTACAGAAACAGCTGAATTTACCATTCCCATCTGGCTATTCCTTCAACTGTTACCATAAAAAAAAACCAATTTCTTCCCAGACGGAGCCAGACACATTTCTAGTTTGCACTTTCGGACTGCTGGTACCCTACCTTTTGTTGCTTTAGATCACTGGTCCCCAAAAAGGATGGCCCTACTACTCTTTGTAGCCACACATGGTGTGGATTTTCTTGAGAATGAGTCTCCTTCCTTGATGGCAGTTCAAACCAAATGAAGGACTCTTAATTGAGTTCAACTAAGGCTCTGTTCCACAGAACAAAAGGGTTGTCTACTTAGCTAAACAACTTAAGATGATGCTGGGGTTTCTATTCATTTCTTATATCACTAAATCAACAATGAACTGAGAGCTTGGTGTTCTAACAGCCAGCCCAACATGCAAACAGAAGTTCATTATCAAAACACCCAATAGCAAGCTTTAGAACAAGAGATTTTGCTAATATAAAGCATATTTTCTACCTGTAAGCCAAGAAAGCCACAGGCCTCTGATGTCCATGCTCATCTGTCATTGAGCCAACACTGGGAGGTTCTACAATCACGTCATAAATGATTCCtacagaaaaaggaaaaaatgtaAATTTAGTTTGAAAGGATGGATATCAATTAGGAGGCAGTAGCAGTTGATGGGGTGGTGCAGGCAGGGtggagttttattattattattattattaacatttgtataccgccccatagctgaagctccaaCACCAACTACCGCTGGCAGTTCCCAAAAGAGAGAAGGGTGAGAAGCTCAGCACAGAGTAGGTGAGGCAGCAGAGTCAATCTGATGCTCTTGCCACTATGTCTGTCAGACCCCTTATCCCTCTTAGGAACCAGCAGCAATGCTTGGCATTGGGAAGGCAGGTAAGAAACATCACCTTGCTTGTGCCACTCTACCAACCGCTACTATTAGCAGGGGAAGATGACCCATCAGGTCTAGAAAATACAAAATGAAGAATCAGACGGTGTTCTGGTATGGTAATGAAAGGAGAACTACTGTGGCTTTGTTGCTGAAATTTGCAGAGAACTTTCCAATAGCTTTTGACCTAAACTCCCTAGTATACAGACATACACAGGAAAGCAAATAGTGCATACTGCACATTACATTTCAATAATACCATAATAAATGTAGGAGTTCTATGGGAATTGTTATGTGTAAGTTATCCTCGACCGaaaaccacacacacagagaaacctTTTACTATGTAACCACTTATAGTTCAATAATTTTCCATCAAAGGAAAATTaaagcatatattttaaaattaatcctTTAAAAAAGCTGAAAGACAGATCTAAGTGATATTCTTAATCCATCAACAGATTTTAATTACAGCATGGTTATCATGCTAATATCAAATACCCTCTATTGAGGATGAATATCATATAAAGAGAAAGTTGACAAGCTATACAACTGATGCAGTAGTTAATCATTACTTATATAATGAGTAAAAGTTTTTATACAGTATTATATGTTGAACATCACCCACAGAacattaatatatttattaatcACCCAATAAGTAAATAAAGTTGATAAGCATAAGCAGGCATCCAGTTTGTCTAAATGAGGGAAGGACAGCATGGCAAGCCTCTCTTCAGTATAGATCTCTTACTCTTGAAGACTAATGCCAATCTAACTAGACCAACTATTATATTTGGAACAATCCCTCCACCTCCTCACTAAACTGGCAGAGGGTTAAGGAGAATATCAGTCCTGTGGGAAGGGAACATTTCTAAGTTGTACAGCATATGCTCTGCATGGGTTCACATGCTCTGGAAGCCCACCTTTAGAAATCACCCTCCTTCTTATCCACCTCTAGGACTACCAATTCACATACAcattgctttgctggatcaggctaaggtGCATCAAGTGAGCCATCAGTTTCCACCAGCAGCCAGCCAGAATCCAGCTCACAGATGTTGTTTTCTTTGTCTTTAGCAGCATATAATCTCTGTACATGGATGTTTCTTTTCACTATTGTGGCATTGGATagatctccatgaatttgtctaaatatGCAAGCATCTTCTGACAGGGAATTCCACAAATTGATTATGTATTGTTCAATTATCTTATTTTATATCTAGTTACTGTATTGTATACATTGTACATTTTCTGatagttgttgttgcttttttaatgatgttgcttgattttgaattgtattgcttATACTGATgtacttgtaagccgccttgagggccttctggccaaaaggcggggtacaaataaatctataacaacaacaacaacaataacaacaacatcaaagtACTTTCACATTGGCCTCTTTTAAAAGTTACTAGCTGTAGTCAGCAACTCAAGCTTTTAAAGACAAGCACCAGATGTAGGGCTTATCTGCAGACTGTTCACATGTTATCCCAGGATAACCACAGAGCCATAATGGTGTGTAAAACCCAAATGGAAATTGAAGTTGCAGAATCAGAGTTCTCCTTCTCTGCTGGAGTAACACAGTGGAATGGATATTAAGCATAAGGATGGGGCACTTCTTTATAAGTACccatagacttttaaaaaactggGCTGGAGACAGGACTTCTTCATTACTTTTAAATCTATTTTTCTTCTACTAGCAAACAAAGTGGAAATCAAAGATTTTAGTGTAGCTATGATTGGGTAGCAGCATGTTTCACCTCTGACTCCTTCCCTGAACCTAAAGGTAAAAACAAAGTCAGAAGTTCATGCTCAAGGTCTTATTTCATGTTAAAAATATGGTGGGTTGCATTGATTTGTAAACAAATAGAAGTGTGCAGTACAGCCCATAGCCATTATTTCCACATGCCAGGTTTTAGGGGAAATGAGGAGGGCTGTGGGGCTTACAGCAACCCTGCAATGCAATCTACTATTGTTATCTTCACACTATATTTGTGCATGtatttgtgggggaggggaggagaggaggaaaactAATAGTGGTTTACATCGATACTATAATACAGTCCACTGCAGCAAGTTGGAAGTGTGCGAGCatgcatagaaactagcctactgtgcaacgGTAAAGTTAAatttgctctgtccacttttgcttctggttccactcaccaccactggcatgtggcccttggaaggttggccagaagggaatgtggccctcaggctgaaaaagcttcACCATCCCTGAAACAGAGCCCAAGTTGGCTTTTCCCTTTCTCCCTTCGAATacctcttctttttttgctgttgtGTCTTTCAGTTGCAAGTCCAAGTACAGGAACTGTCTTATTACTGCTATCTGTAAGCTGGTTTGGGAGTGGTTTTTAAAATGAAGAGcagagtaaatatatatatatgcttaaaATAAATATTCCTATGAATGATAGATATTTTCATGTAAAATACTCCACTGAAGCAGAGAGTAGCTTGCAACAACTTTGCAATGTAACCCAACATTATTATGAACAGTCAATACAGAGTTGTAGTTATCTGGGgtcctgggtgtgtgtgtcttagaccctttccttttttagaccagagcagggtccctatgtctccagcacccaaCTACCCAAgcaacatgaaagggaagtgttgtGGTCACTGAAAaaagtcccaatgagtgtcaactACAAGAAagtctttattagttcctacttcacaAAGCCAAGACAagctgcagagagggagctgcagAACAAGAGATAGTGAATCCTGGTGACAGCATCTCATCTACATGATCAAGCAATCTGATTgtagcaggagataaacgtgtagaAATTCAAGCaaaatctctgacagtgagaaaggacagtcaaacagCGCCAGTGATAGAGAAGAAGGAAGCAGttttcaaacctggccagattattctataatttttaAAACCTGTATAACCTAAGAAGGGAGTGTGGTTGTGattaccatgaagggaccctgcatgtctgaatgtgccactacactgctggtcaATCCTGTATTAgcaccagtagtatagtggcaaatccagaagtgcagggtcgcttCATGCCACGCCCCCTCATAGCCAGCCCCCACACTCGCTTGCTCTTcgtcgtcatctccacactcctcagtcctttccATGCATGCCTTCTCCTACACTAACAGATGCCCCTAGAAGTCAATCcatatgaaaagggagtgtgttggctactgagaagagttatttcactctgactggcttcaATCAACACGAAACGTCAAGGaagttggagacatagggaagttggagacatagggactctgctccccaaaaagtaaggggtctaagacctccaaGACGCTTGATTAGCACTACACCCAGGATACCTAGACAGTGCTTCACAACGCTAGAATGgcacttctccttcctctctccagGGGACACTTTCATTCAGTAGcggtttttattttttacaacgtTGTTAATTAATTTAAAGACACCATACAAGCCCCACCACAGTATGCAGCAAAAGATCATCCTAGCTGATAAACGGCAAGCCACCCCCTCAACTGAACGCGATCAAGCCTAGTTGAGTGACCcatttatttttcattcatttccaccaccatcaccccgcATTCACTTTTGCTTTTGAATACTGAAATGAAGATCCCAAATCGAACAGGTGCATTgggaaggagaagaaggggggAATAAGGGCCACGCACAGCCTCCCTCCGACCTCGACGGAATTACCTCCCGTGATGAGGAAATAAGAGACCACCACCAGCGCGTAGACCGTCATGGCCGAGGGCATATGTACCCAGCTCGGCCTCTTCAGCTTGATGTTGGGGCACTCCAGCACCGCGAACGGCACCCGGTACAACGTCTCCATGTTGCCTGCACTGCCGTCCCCGACCCCGCAAGCCAGAAACTCCCCTCAACGGCGTTACTAGGTTGACCCGCCAGGGCCACCGTCCGTACGATGGCGAAACCTGAAAAGGAAACTAGTTGAGTCCTGCAAGGGAAACACAAATGcgtagagggagagaaaaaaatagaGTACAAAATgtgaataataaaatacaaaatgttgATAATCAGGAATAAAAAGAATCTGGGAAGTACCGCGTTATCAATAGTTTCCAGCCCCGTGACACGGGCTGGGAGAGGATACTGATCTGCCAAGTCCTAACAACGCTCAACGTGGCCTTTTAATGGATAGACGTGGCCCTGCCAGCAATCTTCCTTGGTGGAAGAGGTAGACGACACTCGCAAGCCACGCCCACTTAAACCCTGCACGCACTGGATGCCGACGTCGCTTCGAACCATAGCGTGCTGCAAGGAGGGGGGCAGTCAGAATCCCAATATTATACATGATTTAAATAACCCCTATAGAGTTTTACTGGGTTTGCATTTTAAAGCTCTGACCAAATACAACGCGGCTGCAACAtcaacattttttctctctcccactcACCCTCTTTGTTTAACGTCTAGCCTGGTGAAGAGttctgaagaatttttttttttaaaaaaaacgtgcTCGCTATAGCGCCGTGTTTGTTGGCTTTTATATAAGTACGTACGGCCCAACGctgcattttaagagttttgcgTTTAAACAAACCGCTTCCTTTGTTTTTTACTTCGTAGCGGTAATGCTCCAGcttttcagataggagtctttctcagccttaTATGGAGACAACATGatgttttgcatgtaaagcacgtGCTTATCATTACGTTATGACACCTTCCCTAATATTTTGTGTACAATCAGATGTAACTCCCGCTATTCTCAGTAAGATTTATTGTCTGGtaagtgctgggggggggaggagtagaaaaagaggaagacaaaacaagagatggattgattccataaaggaagccacagacctgaacttacaagctctgaacaggatggttcatgacagatgctattggaggtcactgattcatagggtcaccataagtcgtgatcgacctgaaggcacatagcagcaacaaatcagcccctgccagcatggctaataggcagggatgaagggagttgtagtccaaaacatttggaagactccaggttgaCAAAGGTCGCCCTGGAAAGTCTTCACTTGCCACACAGACTTATATTACACAATATATACACCTAGAATGATGAGGTAGGAGAATTCTGAGCTGAGGATTcacttttagggctttaaaggtcaagactAGTACTTGGAATTGACCAAGGAAGCGTGCTGACAGCAAAGCCACGTTAATATTGGTTTGATGGGGTTGCATTGCCCAGCCCCAGTTAAGAATCTGCCATCAGTGTTATGCTCTAGATGACGTTTCTGAATGCATTTTAAAGGCAATCCTAAATATAGCTCATTAAAGTAAACTAGCCTTGCTGTTACTACAGCATGAATAACTGCATCCAAGGATGCAATTGGTACTCCATTTGGATGGCCAGGTTGGGAGAGTAGAGGGGAAGAGAGGACATAACTCCTTGTGTACTTTTGTGTAGAAGAAAGAATTTCAGCTGATGTTGAATATGTTTGATAAGCTACTAGCACTAACTAAAAACATGTAACTTTTCACCTATACCTTGGAGTTAAACCAATTCATGATACGTACATGTTGTGAGAGGGCACACAATCACACACAAATAGTTACAGGAGTACCTGCTTTGATACTTTTTTTCCACCATCAAAAATAATATATAGgaggttgatttttttttaaatggtcttCATTGGGTGAAGCAGCTGATAAAATTAGCAATAATAACTGCAGTTGAGAGCAGCCTCAGTATGGCACAATTGGTCTCTAAGAACAGGGCTTCTGTAACCTGAATCTACTTTAAAAGCATCTAGGTCCTTACAGGAATGCACATATTCAAGATGCATTAAGATGCAATTGAGATGAGGGCCAATGGGTTTCACTTAAAAATAAGGAGAAGAGGAGCAAGTGGAGGAATATTCTAAAGATATTTAAGTACACAGAATCTTTAGAAGAGGAATAACTTctttgtggtcttccagatgttgctggatttcaaCTCCTGCCAGCAtgacccaatggtcagggataatgggagccatagtccaataacatcaggATGGCCACTGGTAAGCCACACAGACTTTAGaatcagctttatttattttaaaatgatgctCCAAGATATATAAAGCAGTGGTTATATTTCCTGGAAAGGTGTCCCCATACCTGTCCCTTATTTGCTCACATGAGCTGTGATGGCTCTTAACTAAATGTAGactgaactccttggaggtgAAGGGACATAATGGGGCTTGGTACAGTGTAGATAGATATTGTCCCTCCAGATGGTTGTCATAAGATGGAGGATATGGTACATTTCCAAACAGAATGCTCCCTGTATTCCAATTTGAGGACTCAATATCATGAGCCCTTATTAACTGAGATTTGCAACAACTCCCATTTAAATGCAACTATATTTTTATTGGCTGGCACAGATTATATATTATATAGAACTGCAAACTTTGATAAAATGGGAAAGCACTGTTTCTTAAGATCATATATACTAATATACATGGCCCAGACTCTGTGAGAGGATGTTCATAATCAGTTTTTGTGGTAATACATTTTATAGGTACTCACTCtggtgtttattattgttgtatgtTGTTTATattaatggtaaaccacctctgaataccacttaccatgaaaaccctattcatggggttgccataagttgggattgacttgaaagcagtccgttTTTTTTTCATGTGTATGGCCTGTTTGGTCAGCAAGCAATACAATTagaatctattttttttaagtttccagTCCTTATGGTTGCCGAATAAAGCCAGGGAAGGATATTGCTAAAATAAGCATGCATGTTGCTTTCCCAGATATTATAGGGATGACTTTGTGCACTCTGTACAGGAGGAAGAATCTACAAATCTAAGTTCTAGCTGCTGCAGATCAATACAGGCAAGGACTATTTCCTTTATGTCCTTTTTGTGGCCTTCCCACAGATTTCTggttgtgggaaacaggatactggactagatggaccatagcTGGAGCCAGCAGAACTGTTCATACATACAGTACTTACCTGAATTTTTAAGAGTCCCCTAATTCAAAGGCTCATAtcatattgcatttaagaaactGCAATGCTATGGCTTATCTCAGGACATAAGATATTTCTCCAACTATAAGGCTTTCTTGGCTCAGTACCTAATAACAAGCAGCTTTGAATGGGTGGACATGAAGCAAGCTATTTCATACACTTAAGTTTAAGGCCCTGTTTATTTCAAGACATAACTAAAATAATAGTCTACAAACACCTAAATGATGGTTAAATAGCAGTATTTTGAAAGTGTAAACTCCAAGAGATAGTCAAGTACATACACATTCTAGTCTCCAAACATTATTTCCATCTCTTAACAACTGGATTTGGTGCATTCTGCTATTTATGTTTAACTAAGTGACTGCTTGCTTCCATTTGCTATTTGCTGAATCTGACAAACGTTGAAGCTGTTTAAGATATACCCAGAGAAGAGCTGCTGTTGATGAGCATTTCCCCATTCTCGTTAGTGTTAAACTGTACTGTATGCATTCTATATAACTTTCTGGTCAACTGGTTGCAAATTCAGGTAGTTCTCCTAGACTCCTTTGAAGCATCAGACATCTCCAATCCTAATGTTCTTCAGAAATTTGAAACAAAATTAGGGGCATATCAATggggttttaatttttaaaaaaacttttccttctccatttccaacaaacatgcaTTGTGTTTATTCATGAAGTTCTATTGAAGCCAATGAAACTTTCATAATGTAAATTAACTGAAGACACAAGATGCAGCTGACGTTGGCACTTCCACATATGCTGGCTGGGCCATTGTTTGATGGAAAAGTGTTAATGGACATTTATACTGGACGCATGAGAGATGAATACAGTAGTCTAATTTTAAACAAATCTTAGAAGTACAAGTTTTGCTTTTCCAGGAAGAGCTGGTAAATgttgctggaagggtgggatgtaaatcaaataataaataaataatcccaccTGGGGGACAAAATAAAGAAGTGTATTAGCTGTGTGTGGTCTTTCAAAAACTGCCTTTCTACACCTCATGAGCTTCTTTAtagaactaaggctgcaatcctaggcaaaTGTAGGAATAACTACTATTGAAATCCATGGAAATTACTTTCAAACGAACATATTTAGATGAaattggaaatggtctgccttcaagttgattccgacttatggcgaccctatgaatagggctttcatggtaagtggtattcagaggtggtttaccattgcattcctgaggctgagaggcagcgactggcccaaggtcacccagtgatcttcatggctatgtgggaatttgaaccctgatttCCCGGATGGTATGTCTTCTTAAACTATGTGCACGTATAATCTACACTACCTGTTATCCATACATTTATCCTCAGTCATTTTAACAGGCTTCTATGAatgaacatgtttttttaaaaattaaccttGTATCTCATTGCATTGTAGATGTCACCAATATAAAGGCTTACATAGATGAGAAGTACAATGCGTTTCTTAAGTCTTCCTTGATTTTGTGCTGTTGGCTTTGGTCCTTCAACCAAAGGCCATATTACAACTTCCTGACAATTTTCCTAATGTCTGCACTTTTGTTTTTACCACTAGCAAGGCTTTATCAGATTGTAATGAATATTTTAAGTCACCTTTCTTGTTCACTCTAATGCCTTTTTATAAATTAGCTCTTTGAAATTCATTTATGgcagaagggcagaaaaagctttcaAATATTACATAAATTCATCCATGAGATAAGCTAACTATTTTCATTCCCACATTGGAAGTGAACTGAAAGCTGCAAAAACCCATCCCACACATCCCAGGGGCACATAAATCTGGCATAAACACCACAAaaaaactcatttcacagaagaaaaactgacaATGCTCAAAACCCCACCCCCACAAAATaagtaaaatagaccaaaaaaagttgGCAAAATTTCCAACAAACCCTACTCTGCCATTCAACCATACTGCCTCTAACACAGAAAAAATATATCCCATCCCTCAGCAAAATTTTGGTTCATGCTCTAGTAGCCACCTCCCATTTTGACTAGTATTTTCCTCTGGTCTTCTGCTGGCACCTCTTAAGACCTTTAGCTTCCAGTTAAAACTGCAGCCAACCATAATTCCCTACTTTAATTGCttagaccagaggttcccaaacttcccccaaCCCCACTTTAAAtatgctgaggatcttggcagaaCACTTTATAcatgttatagcaattgtaatgatttttcattgtatttttattgcttcttttattcaaattataatacaataaagtataatataagaaatcaaagcaacaataaaaatacaattaaaatcattatgCGTATTTAAcccagacatgccacagacctccTGAAGTTCATGGACGagttttgggaacccctggcttacCTTCAAAACCCCGTTTTTCTTCCTCCTATCTCCCAGTTTATCTCTGCTCATGCATATTGCTCCTCCAATCCCACCATCCTCAGCCAGCTGCAGCTGTCTAGTCCCTTAAATGGTTCCACCCTTTCTCTCTTATTGTCCCTTACATCCCTCCCAGAACACTTACCTTTCTCTCTTCTTTTCAGATCCTTCCTCAAAAATGTCAACAGCAAATAGTTTGAAAAAGCAGGACATCAAAAGTAAATAATCTAGACAGCACTGTCTGAAGAGCTCCCATATCTTTGTTTCATGCAAATGGTTTAAGATGTGTATTTAATGGTGTTTATTTTAAAGAGTGATCAGCACAACCCCACCATCCTTACAGCGCAATAATTCATCTCAATATTGAACACGTTTCAGAagtcttccagaaaaaaatcacacAGGGAAGTTACATCTTCATTTATTAGGCAGATAACACAAATAATCACTTTGGTTTCTGACTCTGTGCTTGTgccttcagcaccttgaccacaaTCTTCTGTTCCTCTATAAGGAATGCTCGTTTGATTCtagaggaaaaaagaaaacatgtTACCATTTCAGCATTGCTAGTTACCATGATCACACAAGCTATATTCAGACAAGCCTTCACACCATAGTCTGAAGAATGAGAAACAAAAGCACTGTGCTTGCTAAGTCCCTTG
It contains:
- the OSTC gene encoding oligosaccharyltransferase complex subunit OSTC; amino-acid sequence: METLYRVPFAVLECPNIKLKRPSWVHMPSAMTVYALVVVSYFLITGGIIYDVIVEPPSVGSMTDEHGHQRPVAFLAYRVNGQYIMEGLASSFLFTMGGLGFIILDRSNAPNIPKLNRFLLLFIGFVSVLLSFFMARVFMRMKLPGYLMG